Proteins found in one Danaus plexippus chromosome 3 unlocalized genomic scaffold, MEX_DaPlex mxdp_25, whole genome shotgun sequence genomic segment:
- the LOC116769924 gene encoding FERM, ARHGEF and pleckstrin domain-containing protein 1 isoform X4, whose translation METELPPGSCNSTGHLSTIGWHMPGRMHHSASTPAGVDGGARTPPATPKKGGKMLAVRVQMLDDSISMFQIQSKAHGKVLFDQVCRQLHLLEADYFGLEYQDANGIKYWLDVEKPMCRQVGLSMLEPTLRFCVKFYTPDPARLEEEFTRYLFCLQVKRDLMLGCIQCNENTAALMASYIVQAECGDFVPEDYPDHTYLSGYKFFPGQDADSERRIMENHKKHIGQSPAEADLNLLETARRCELYGIKMHSAKDHEGVPLNLAVAHMGIAVFQHCTRINTFSWAKIRKISFKRKRFLIKLHPEGYGYFRDVVEFFFESRNECKNFWKKCVENHGFFRCTSVPRLPRHKTRVMSRGSSFRYSGKTQKQIVEFVRDNYVKRQTFQSDFPGVGQTTSLPGGLSDDEGLLGGGGSCGGAPRQRSPTPTSYRLHLHEGQTNKTVLQSNRGSRSSDPCRGQSSSYGGFASASSDDDAVDIPGEYLDGGCGGRWSRARTHSTASWAAPLARCDQRAHGVVSVSVYVSGVCGPPATQYNLGPPTDPPTLGPLTRVDSTSHERLQGQ comes from the exons ATGGAAACTGAATTACCGCCCGGCAGCTGTAATTCTACTGGACATCTGTCCACTATTGGATGGCACATGCCAG GTCGTATGCACCACTCGGCGAGCACGCCGGCGGGCGTGGACGGAGGCGCCCGCACGCCGCCCGCCACGCCCAAGAAGGGTGGCAAGATGCTCGCCGTGCGAGTGCAGATGTTGGACGACTCCATATCAATGTTCCAGATACAG TCAAAGGCACACGGTAAAGTTCTGTTCGATCAAGTCTGCAGGCAACTTCATTTGTTGGAGGCTGATTACTTCGGGCTTGAATATCAAGATGCTAACGGGATAAAG TACTGGCTGGATGTGGAGAAGCCGATGTGCCGTCAGGTCGGCCTGTCGATGCTGGAGCCGACCCTCCGCTTCTGCGTCAAGTTTTACACCCCAGACCCGGCGCGGCTCGAGGAGGAGTTCACCAGATACCTGTTCTGTCTCCAAGTGAAACGTGACCTGATGCTGGGGTGCATACAGTGTAATGAGAACACCGCCGCGCTCATGGCCAGTTACATAGTACAAG CGGAGTGCGGAGATTTTGTCCCGGAAGACTACCCTGACCACACGTACCTCAGCGGGTACAAGTTCTTCCCCGGACAGGACGCAGACTCGGAGAGGAGAATCATGGAGAATCATAAGAAACATAT CGGTCAGAGTCCGGCGGAGGCTGATTTAAATCTGTTAGAGACAGCGCGCAGGTGCGAATTGTACG GTATAAAGATGCACTCAGCGAAGGATCACGAGGGCGTGCCGTTGAACCTGGCGGTGGCTCACATGGGCATCGCCGTGTTTCAACACTGTACGCGCATCAACACCTTCAGCTGGGCCAAGATCCGGAAGATATCCTTCAAGCGGAAGAGGTTCCTCATTAAGCTGCATCCCGAGGGATAT GGCTACTTCCGAGACGTGGTGGAATTTTTCTTCGAGAGTCGAAACGAGTGTAAGAATTTTTGGAAGAAATGCGTAGAGAACCACGGCTTCTTCAGATGTACCAGCGTACCGCGGCTTCCGCGACACAAGACGCGCGTCATGTCAAGAGGATCGTCTTTTAG GTACAGCGGTAAAACACAGAAGCAAATAGTGGAATTCGTAAGGGATAACTACGTGAAGCGGCAAACATTCCAAAG CGATTTCCCTGGAGTGGGACAAACAACCTCACTACCTGGAGGCCTCTCTGATGATGAAGGGCTACTCGGCGGAGGAGGCTCGTGTGGCGGCGCGCCGCGCCAGCGTTCGCCCACACCCACCAGTTACCGCCTTCACCTCCACGAGGGACAAA CTAACAAAACTGTACTGCAATCAAATC GCGGGTCCAGAAGTAGTGACCCATGCAGAGGTCAATCATCTTCCTATGGAGGATTCGCTTCCGCCTCATCAGACGACGACGCCGTTG ACATCCCCGGAGAGTACCTGGATGGCGGATGCGGAGGAAGGTGGTCGCGCGCGCGCACCCACTCCACCGCCTCGTGGGCCGCGCCCCTCGCCAG
- the LOC116769924 gene encoding FERM, ARHGEF and pleckstrin domain-containing protein 1 isoform X5: METELPPGSCNSTGHLSTIGWHMPGRMHHSASTPAGVDGGARTPPATPKKGGKMLAVRVQMLDDSISMFQIQSKAHGKVLFDQVCRQLHLLEADYFGLEYQDANGIKYWLDVEKPMCRQVGLSMLEPTLRFCVKFYTPDPARLEEEFTRYLFCLQVKRDLMLGCIQCNENTAALMASYIVQAECGDFVPEDYPDHTYLSGYKFFPGQDADSERRIMENHKKHIGQSPAEADLNLLETARRCELYGIKMHSAKDHEGVPLNLAVAHMGIAVFQHCTRINTFSWAKIRKISFKRKRFLIKLHPEGYGYFRDVVEFFFESRNECKNFWKKCVENHGFFRCTSVPRLPRHKTRVMSRGSSFRYSGKTQKQIVEFVRDNYVKRQTFQSDFPGVGQTTSLPGGLSDDEGLLGGGGSCGGAPRQRSPTPTSYRLHLHEGQSGSRSSDPCRGQSSSYGGFASASSDDDAVDIPGEYLDGGCGGRWSRARTHSTASWAAPLARCDQRAHGVVSVSVYVSGVCGPPATQYNLGPPTDPPTLGPLTRVDSTSHERLQGQ, from the exons ATGGAAACTGAATTACCGCCCGGCAGCTGTAATTCTACTGGACATCTGTCCACTATTGGATGGCACATGCCAG GTCGTATGCACCACTCGGCGAGCACGCCGGCGGGCGTGGACGGAGGCGCCCGCACGCCGCCCGCCACGCCCAAGAAGGGTGGCAAGATGCTCGCCGTGCGAGTGCAGATGTTGGACGACTCCATATCAATGTTCCAGATACAG TCAAAGGCACACGGTAAAGTTCTGTTCGATCAAGTCTGCAGGCAACTTCATTTGTTGGAGGCTGATTACTTCGGGCTTGAATATCAAGATGCTAACGGGATAAAG TACTGGCTGGATGTGGAGAAGCCGATGTGCCGTCAGGTCGGCCTGTCGATGCTGGAGCCGACCCTCCGCTTCTGCGTCAAGTTTTACACCCCAGACCCGGCGCGGCTCGAGGAGGAGTTCACCAGATACCTGTTCTGTCTCCAAGTGAAACGTGACCTGATGCTGGGGTGCATACAGTGTAATGAGAACACCGCCGCGCTCATGGCCAGTTACATAGTACAAG CGGAGTGCGGAGATTTTGTCCCGGAAGACTACCCTGACCACACGTACCTCAGCGGGTACAAGTTCTTCCCCGGACAGGACGCAGACTCGGAGAGGAGAATCATGGAGAATCATAAGAAACATAT CGGTCAGAGTCCGGCGGAGGCTGATTTAAATCTGTTAGAGACAGCGCGCAGGTGCGAATTGTACG GTATAAAGATGCACTCAGCGAAGGATCACGAGGGCGTGCCGTTGAACCTGGCGGTGGCTCACATGGGCATCGCCGTGTTTCAACACTGTACGCGCATCAACACCTTCAGCTGGGCCAAGATCCGGAAGATATCCTTCAAGCGGAAGAGGTTCCTCATTAAGCTGCATCCCGAGGGATAT GGCTACTTCCGAGACGTGGTGGAATTTTTCTTCGAGAGTCGAAACGAGTGTAAGAATTTTTGGAAGAAATGCGTAGAGAACCACGGCTTCTTCAGATGTACCAGCGTACCGCGGCTTCCGCGACACAAGACGCGCGTCATGTCAAGAGGATCGTCTTTTAG GTACAGCGGTAAAACACAGAAGCAAATAGTGGAATTCGTAAGGGATAACTACGTGAAGCGGCAAACATTCCAAAG CGATTTCCCTGGAGTGGGACAAACAACCTCACTACCTGGAGGCCTCTCTGATGATGAAGGGCTACTCGGCGGAGGAGGCTCGTGTGGCGGCGCGCCGCGCCAGCGTTCGCCCACACCCACCAGTTACCGCCTTCACCTCCACGAGGGACAAA GCGGGTCCAGAAGTAGTGACCCATGCAGAGGTCAATCATCTTCCTATGGAGGATTCGCTTCCGCCTCATCAGACGACGACGCCGTTG ACATCCCCGGAGAGTACCTGGATGGCGGATGCGGAGGAAGGTGGTCGCGCGCGCGCACCCACTCCACCGCCTCGTGGGCCGCGCCCCTCGCCAG